A genomic region of Cannabis sativa cultivar Pink pepper isolate KNU-18-1 chromosome 1, ASM2916894v1, whole genome shotgun sequence contains the following coding sequences:
- the LOC133033445 gene encoding zingipain-2-like, whose translation MAYEEVDPFHADVCDEAGWDFMTEAKDQVDGLCWAYSVTDLLEILILKEYGNQIELSPMSVVESVKQRNVARGDEEGFEFIVYNPGETNVKEIFDAVKLKGIRFIVKNHNNPISRTLYPLSSYKKLGVLEEDEIASELASGNPLVILIAAGSDFCDRMMDNWDIFQPDYTQSWEWHMLLLVGYGYDRDFKMPYWKVKNSYGSGWGKNGYGRIVKNFKIFPFYEAYKLVLRSVAAFDDLMATPPPSPPPPTVSA comes from the exons ATGGCATACGAA GAGGTTGATCCATTTCATGCGGACGTATGTGATGAAGCTGGGTGGGATTTTATGACCGAAGCCAAAGACCAAGTAGATG gtCTCTGTTGGGCATATTCAGTAACTGATTTGCTCGAAATACTTATTTTGAAAGAGTATGGCAATCAGATAGAGCTCTCACCCATGAGTGTTGTTGAGAGCGTCAAACAAAGAAACGTAGCTAGAGGAGATGAGGAGGGATTTGAGTTCATTGTGTATAACCCTGGTGAAACCAATGTCAAAGAAATATTTGATGCTGTCAAATTAAAGGGTATCAGATTCATAGTTAAAAATCACAACAATCCT ATATCGCGAACTTTATATCCACTTTCATCATATAAAAAGCTTGGAGTATTAGAAGAGGATGAAATTGCAAGTGAACTAGCATCTGGAAATCCTCTAGTGATTCTTATTGCTGCAGGCTCGGACTTTTGTGACAGAATGATGGACAATTGG GACATTTTCCAACCAGATTATACACAGTCATGGGAATGGCATATGCTCTTATTGGTAGGATACGGATACGACAGAGATTTTAAAAtgccttattggaaggtcaaaAACAGTTATGGTAGTGGTTGGGGAAAGAATGGATATGGTCGCATCGTCAAAAATTTCAAGATTTTCCCTTTTTATGAAGCCTATAAACTTGTGCTCAGAAGCGTTGCGGCGTTTGATGATTTAATGGCTACTCCTCCTCCTTCTCCTCCACCTCCAACTGTTTCTGCTTGA
- the LOC115704872 gene encoding uncharacterized protein LOC115704872 — protein sequence MDNQDAAAAAEPVKAKALTKYPFGAASELGVIKKPLPYPLLSGLPPVTDIFIDESIELDENYEEKNDKGFFPAEYGTPFAPRPFLAMAIFVMKEHSKRMDNEVELKYVVRVNQGRVVNWNLNSFTHYLILRGNDGWIYLAKIWSKFIPERGLALWFKMSRGGGEPTSSKLISRRKYWPKPRKIIWATPPGRKPPNFDWP from the exons ATGGACAATCAAGacgctgctgctgctgctg AACCGGTCAAAGCCAAAGCCCTTACAAAATACCCATTTGGTGCTGCTTCAGAATTGGGGGTAATAAAGAAACCCCTCCCATATCCTTTACTCAGCGGCCTCCCTCCTGTTACTG atatttttattgaCGAAAGCATTGAGTTGGACGAAAACTATGAGGAGAAAAATGATAAG GGATTTTTCCCTGCGGAGTATGGAACTCCATTTGCACCTCGTCCATTTCTAGCAATGGCAATATTTGTAATGAAAGAGCATAGCAAGAGAATG GACAATGAGGTGGAACTTAAATATGTGGTCCGAGTTAATCAAGGACGTGTTGTGAACTGGAATTTGAATTCATTCACACATTATTTAATATTGAGGGGTAATGATGGGTGGATTTACCTAGCTAAGATTTGGTCAAAATTTATACCAGAGCGTGGCTTGGCTCTCTGGTTTAAAATGTCTAGAGGTGGTGGTGAACCAACAAGCTCAAAGCTGATTTCAAGACGTAAATATTGGCCCAAACCAAGAAAGATAATTTGGGCTACGCCGCCAGGTAGGAAGCCTCCTAACTTTGACTGGCCATAA